The Variovorax paradoxus B4 genome includes a region encoding these proteins:
- a CDS encoding dienelactone hydrolase family protein, whose translation MQENRATSATQHVRIQATDGSGSFNGYLAMPRSGSGPGLVLAQEIFGVNATMREVADYYAEEGYVVLVPDLFWRQQPDVELGYSPDDWQRAFALYKGFDEARGMEDMQASISALRLRPEVQDAKVGVLGFCLGGKLAYLAACRTDADVAVGYYGVGIDAALDEAGNIRCPLALHVAELDGFCPPEARERIVQALRGRPDVEVHVYPGVDHAFARVGGEHYHRASALMAHERSIAALKSAIGPHYDLAALWDKHCEYEFATRNVDDTMSTMVAEPYVNHIPTMTGGVGYEALHSFYSNHFVNSNPPDTSLVPISRTVGASQVVDEMLFCFTHTTEIPWMLPGVPPTGKRVEIPLLAVVKFRGDKLYHEHIYWDQASVLVQVGLLDPKLLPVAGVETARKLLDETLPSNSLMHRGENVD comes from the coding sequence ATGCAGGAAAACAGAGCAACCAGCGCCACGCAGCACGTCCGCATCCAGGCCACCGACGGCAGCGGCAGCTTCAACGGCTACCTCGCCATGCCGCGCTCGGGCAGCGGCCCCGGCCTGGTGCTCGCACAGGAGATCTTCGGCGTGAACGCGACAATGCGCGAGGTGGCCGACTACTACGCCGAGGAAGGCTACGTGGTGCTCGTGCCCGACCTGTTCTGGCGCCAGCAGCCCGATGTCGAGCTCGGCTATTCGCCGGACGACTGGCAGCGCGCATTCGCCCTCTACAAGGGTTTTGACGAGGCCCGTGGCATGGAGGACATGCAGGCTTCCATCAGCGCGCTGCGCCTGCGGCCCGAAGTGCAGGACGCCAAGGTCGGCGTGCTCGGCTTCTGCCTGGGCGGCAAGCTGGCCTACCTGGCGGCCTGCCGCACCGATGCGGATGTCGCCGTCGGCTACTACGGCGTGGGCATCGATGCGGCGCTGGACGAGGCCGGCAACATCCGCTGCCCGCTCGCCCTGCATGTGGCCGAGCTCGACGGTTTCTGCCCGCCCGAAGCGCGCGAACGCATCGTGCAGGCGCTGCGCGGCCGGCCCGATGTCGAGGTGCATGTGTACCCGGGTGTGGACCACGCCTTTGCACGGGTGGGCGGCGAGCACTACCACCGCGCCTCGGCCCTCATGGCCCACGAGCGCAGCATTGCCGCGCTCAAGTCCGCCATCGGCCCGCACTACGACCTGGCCGCGCTATGGGACAAGCACTGCGAGTACGAGTTCGCCACGCGCAACGTCGACGACACCATGTCCACCATGGTGGCCGAACCCTACGTCAACCACATTCCCACCATGACCGGCGGCGTGGGCTACGAGGCGCTGCACAGCTTCTACAGCAACCACTTCGTCAACAGCAATCCGCCCGATACCTCGCTGGTGCCGATCTCGCGCACCGTGGGTGCGTCGCAGGTGGTCGACGAGATGCTGTTCTGCTTCACGCACACCACCGAGATCCCGTGGATGCTGCCGGGCGTGCCGCCGACCGGCAAGCGCGTGGAAATTCCGTTGCTGGCGGTGGTCAAGTTCCGCGGCGACAAGCTCTACCACGAGCACATCTACTGGGACCAGGCCAGCGTGCTGGTGCAGGTGGGCCTGCTCGATCCGAAACTGCTGCCCGTGGCCGGTGTCGAGACCGCGCGCAAGCTCCTGGACGAGACGCTGCCATCGAACAGCCTGATGCATCGGGGCGAGAACGTCGATTGA
- a CDS encoding flavin reductase family protein, with the protein METRAREAAVDRFDRRDFRKALGQFSTGVTVITTRAIDGRRVGMTANSFSSVSLDPPLVLWSLARQAPSVGDFTGASHFAINVLAAHQHHLSRQFSTPQADKFGGVDCCEGTAGVPLLNGVIARFVCRNVKQYDGGDHLIFIGEVERYDRFDGEPLVFHSGYYQVTTRHPECVQ; encoded by the coding sequence CTGGAGACCCGTGCGCGCGAAGCCGCTGTCGACCGCTTCGACCGGCGCGACTTCCGCAAGGCTCTCGGGCAGTTCAGCACCGGCGTGACCGTCATCACCACCCGGGCGATCGACGGCCGCCGCGTGGGCATGACCGCCAATTCGTTCTCCTCGGTCTCGCTGGACCCGCCGCTGGTGCTGTGGAGCCTGGCCCGGCAGGCGCCGAGCGTGGGCGACTTCACCGGCGCCAGCCACTTCGCGATCAATGTGCTGGCGGCCCACCAGCATCACCTGTCGCGCCAGTTCTCGACGCCGCAGGCGGACAAGTTCGGCGGGGTGGACTGCTGCGAGGGCACGGCCGGCGTGCCGCTGCTCAATGGCGTCATCGCCCGGTTCGTCTGCCGCAACGTGAAGCAGTACGACGGCGGCGACCACCTGATCTTCATCGGCGAAGTCGAGCGCTACGACCGCTTCGACGGCGAACCGCTGGTCTTCCATTCGGGCTACTACCAGGTGACGACGCGCCACCCGGAATGCGTTCAGTGA
- a CDS encoding styrene monooxygenase/indole monooxygenase family protein, with protein sequence MKRIAIVGAGQSGLQLGLGLLAAGCEVTMFSNRTGEDIRRGKVMSSQCMFHTSLQIERDLGLDLWAHDCPTVDGIGLAVPHPEQKGAKAIDWAARLNSSAQSVDQRVKIPAWMEVFQKKGGELVFKDAGIDELEACTQSHDLTLVASGKGEISKLFERDAHKSSFDKPQRALALTYVKGMKPREPFSAVCFNLIPGVGEYFVFPALTTTGPCEIMVFEGVPGGPMDCWADVKTPQEHLARSKWILETFLPWEAERCGNIELTDDNGILAGRFAPTVRKPVATLPSGRKVLGLADVVVLNDPITGQGSNNAAKCADTYLKSILARGEGAADAAWMQQTFDRYWFGYAQWVTQWTNMLLAPPPPHVLKLLGSAGAIPPLASAFANGFDDPRTFFPWFADPAEAERYIETCAAAV encoded by the coding sequence ATGAAGCGAATCGCAATCGTCGGCGCGGGCCAGTCGGGCCTGCAATTGGGGCTCGGGCTGCTCGCAGCAGGCTGCGAGGTCACGATGTTCAGCAACCGCACGGGCGAGGACATCCGCCGTGGCAAGGTCATGTCGAGCCAGTGCATGTTCCACACCTCGCTGCAGATCGAACGCGACCTGGGCCTGGACCTGTGGGCGCACGACTGCCCCACGGTGGACGGCATCGGCCTGGCCGTGCCGCATCCCGAGCAGAAGGGCGCCAAGGCCATCGACTGGGCCGCGCGGCTGAATTCGAGCGCGCAGTCGGTCGACCAGCGCGTGAAGATTCCCGCCTGGATGGAAGTATTCCAGAAGAAGGGCGGCGAACTCGTCTTCAAGGATGCGGGCATCGACGAGCTCGAAGCCTGCACGCAAAGCCACGACCTCACGCTGGTCGCGAGCGGCAAGGGCGAGATCTCGAAACTCTTCGAGCGCGATGCCCACAAGTCGAGCTTCGACAAGCCGCAGCGCGCACTGGCGCTGACCTATGTGAAGGGGATGAAGCCGCGCGAGCCGTTCTCTGCCGTGTGCTTCAACCTCATTCCCGGCGTGGGCGAATACTTCGTGTTCCCGGCACTGACGACGACGGGGCCCTGCGAGATCATGGTGTTCGAGGGCGTGCCGGGCGGACCGATGGATTGCTGGGCGGACGTGAAGACACCGCAGGAGCACCTCGCACGCAGCAAGTGGATTCTCGAGACCTTCCTGCCGTGGGAGGCCGAGCGCTGCGGGAACATCGAATTGACCGACGACAACGGCATTCTCGCGGGCCGCTTCGCGCCGACGGTGCGCAAGCCGGTGGCAACCTTGCCCTCCGGGCGCAAGGTGCTGGGCCTGGCCGACGTGGTGGTGCTCAACGACCCGATCACCGGCCAGGGCTCCAACAACGCGGCCAAGTGCGCCGACACCTATCTGAAGAGCATCCTCGCGCGCGGCGAGGGCGCGGCCGATGCGGCGTGGATGCAGCAGACCTTCGACCGCTACTGGTTCGGCTATGCGCAATGGGTCACGCAGTGGACCAACATGCTGCTCGCGCCGCCACCGCCCCATGTGCTCAAGCTGCTCGGCAGCGCCGGCGCGATACCGCCGCTGGCCAGTGCCTTCGCCAACGGTTTCGACGATCCGCGCACCTTCTTCCCGTGGTTCGCGGATCCCGCGGAAGCGGAGCGCTACATCGAAACCTGCGCGGCTGCCGTATAG
- a CDS encoding SDR family oxidoreductase encodes MFKGLEGKSAIVTGGSTLIGAGVVRALHAAGAKVVVADIDAANGQALADSLGAGVHFVRTDITDDAQVQACVAEAATRHGGVHFLVNLACSYLDDGFKSQRADWLASFNVNVASAVAMLQAVHPHMVAAGGGAVVNFTSISSRVAQTGRWLYPVSKAAMAQLTRNMAMDLAPDRIRVNSVSPGWTWSAVMDRLSGGDRAKTDRVAAPFHLLGRVGDPDEVAQVVLFLCSDHASFVTGSDYAVDGGYSAMGPEQAVPAIPKLMD; translated from the coding sequence ATGTTCAAGGGACTCGAGGGCAAGAGCGCCATCGTCACCGGTGGCTCCACACTGATAGGCGCCGGCGTGGTGCGCGCGCTGCACGCGGCGGGTGCGAAGGTCGTCGTTGCCGACATCGATGCCGCCAACGGCCAGGCGCTGGCGGATTCGCTTGGCGCGGGCGTGCATTTCGTGCGCACCGACATCACCGACGACGCGCAGGTGCAGGCTTGCGTGGCGGAAGCGGCCACGCGGCACGGCGGCGTGCACTTTCTCGTCAACCTGGCGTGCTCCTACCTGGACGACGGCTTCAAGTCGCAGCGCGCCGACTGGCTCGCTTCGTTCAACGTGAACGTGGCGAGCGCGGTGGCGATGCTGCAGGCCGTGCATCCGCACATGGTCGCGGCCGGCGGCGGGGCGGTGGTCAATTTCACGAGCATCTCGTCGCGCGTGGCGCAGACGGGGCGCTGGCTCTATCCGGTGAGCAAGGCCGCCATGGCGCAGCTCACCCGCAACATGGCGATGGACCTGGCGCCGGACCGCATCCGCGTGAACAGCGTGTCGCCGGGCTGGACCTGGTCGGCCGTGATGGACCGGCTCAGCGGCGGCGACCGCGCCAAGACCGACCGCGTGGCCGCGCCTTTTCATCTGCTCGGGCGTGTCGGCGATCCGGACGAGGTGGCGCAGGTGGTGCTGTTCCTCTGCTCGGACCACGCGAGCTTCGTGACTGGTTCCGATTACGCGGTGGATGGCGGTTATTCCGCCATGGGCCCCGAGCAGGCCGTGCCGGCCATTCCCAAGTTGATGGACTAG
- a CDS encoding AraC family transcriptional regulator, whose translation METATTPPLPLQRYRLFESHDMDEARESVARVFCPHGLVMLRPRTELDACHHSARLHRDVSLNYVQYGPGVQIDPGYLQDFFLLQIPLRGGAEIRCGAQHVDASPRLASLPSPTEPLSMRWADDSPHLIVRLARSALLSRLESLLQAPARQHLVFDLGVPLDTPALAPVVHFIDYLRLTLDSGTALQAGGRLAEHAEEYLMASLLMSAGHNHSRALAGDARRSLLPRVVRRAQDYMAAHAEQPLSLADVCREVGCSARALQLAFRQHAGLGPMEFLREQRLDKVRAELRVPGHGGVRDVAAKYGFLHMGHFAAQYRARFGERPSETRALRAS comes from the coding sequence ATGGAAACCGCCACGACCCCACCGCTGCCGCTGCAGCGCTACCGGCTTTTCGAGAGCCACGACATGGACGAGGCCCGTGAAAGCGTGGCCCGCGTGTTCTGCCCGCACGGCCTGGTCATGCTGCGGCCCCGCACCGAGCTCGACGCCTGCCATCACAGCGCGCGCCTGCATCGGGACGTGAGCCTCAACTACGTGCAGTACGGCCCGGGCGTGCAGATCGACCCCGGCTACCTGCAAGATTTCTTCCTGTTGCAGATTCCGTTGCGCGGCGGCGCCGAGATCCGTTGCGGCGCGCAGCATGTGGATGCGAGCCCCCGCCTGGCCTCGCTGCCTTCGCCGACCGAGCCGCTGTCGATGCGCTGGGCCGACGACAGCCCGCACCTGATCGTGCGGCTGGCTCGCTCCGCGCTGCTCTCGCGGCTCGAATCCCTGCTCCAGGCGCCCGCCAGGCAGCACCTGGTGTTCGACCTCGGCGTGCCGCTCGACACCCCCGCACTGGCGCCGGTGGTGCACTTCATCGACTACCTGCGGCTCACGCTCGACAGCGGCACCGCCCTGCAGGCCGGCGGCCGCCTGGCCGAGCATGCCGAGGAGTACCTGATGGCCAGCCTGCTGATGTCCGCGGGGCACAACCATTCGCGCGCCCTGGCCGGCGATGCCCGGCGCAGCCTGCTGCCGCGCGTGGTCCGCAGGGCGCAGGACTACATGGCCGCGCACGCCGAGCAGCCCTTGTCGCTGGCCGACGTTTGCCGCGAAGTCGGCTGCAGCGCGCGTGCGCTGCAACTCGCGTTTCGCCAGCATGCGGGCCTGGGTCCGATGGAATTCCTGCGCGAGCAACGCCTCGACAAGGTGCGCGCCGAACTGCGCGTGCCGGGCCACGGCGGCGTACGCGACGTTGCGGCGAAGTACGGTTTTCTTCACATGGGCCACTTTGCGGCACAGTACCGCGCCCGCTTCGGCGAGCGGCCGTCGGAGACTCGGGCACTGCGCGCCTCCTGA
- a CDS encoding quinone oxidoreductase family protein translates to MKAVVMNRTGNVDVLAYVTRPDPVPGRGMVLVQVAVAGVNFMDIGVRQGMAWNEMPNPKILGVEGAGRVLAVGEGAEGFAIGQRVAWVYAPGSYAQKIAIAATSLVPIPDGIDDKTAAAVMMQGLTASHFATDFYPVQPGDIAFVHAAAGGLGLLLTQIVRLRGGRVIGRVSSTDKVAVATAAGADHVIVDSEGRFAEQARQLSGGEGVHVVFDGSGPTTFQGSLDVLRRSGTFCWYGPVLGGPGAIDIMSLPRSVKLGYAVFSDHIHTPELLRAHSARLFDWIAEGKLKVHVGGVYPLADAAKAHADMASRATTGKLLLLP, encoded by the coding sequence ATGAAAGCAGTGGTGATGAACCGGACCGGCAACGTCGACGTGCTGGCGTATGTGACGCGGCCGGACCCTGTGCCCGGCCGCGGGATGGTGCTGGTGCAGGTCGCCGTCGCCGGCGTCAATTTCATGGACATCGGTGTGCGCCAGGGCATGGCGTGGAACGAGATGCCCAACCCGAAGATCCTGGGTGTCGAGGGCGCGGGCCGCGTGCTGGCCGTGGGCGAAGGGGCCGAGGGCTTTGCCATCGGGCAGCGCGTGGCGTGGGTCTATGCGCCCGGCAGCTATGCGCAGAAGATCGCCATTGCGGCCACGTCGCTGGTGCCCATCCCCGATGGCATCGACGACAAGACCGCGGCGGCGGTGATGATGCAAGGCCTGACCGCCAGCCATTTCGCCACCGACTTCTATCCGGTGCAGCCTGGCGATATCGCCTTCGTCCACGCGGCAGCCGGCGGCCTCGGGCTGCTGCTGACGCAGATCGTCAGGCTGCGCGGCGGGCGGGTGATCGGCCGCGTGTCATCGACGGACAAGGTGGCGGTGGCCACGGCGGCCGGCGCGGATCACGTGATCGTCGACAGCGAAGGCAGGTTCGCCGAGCAGGCGCGACAGCTGTCCGGCGGCGAGGGCGTGCACGTGGTGTTCGACGGCTCGGGCCCCACCACCTTCCAGGGGTCGCTGGACGTGCTGCGCCGCTCGGGGACCTTCTGCTGGTACGGCCCGGTGCTGGGCGGGCCGGGTGCCATCGACATCATGAGCCTGCCCAGGAGCGTCAAGCTGGGCTACGCGGTGTTCTCCGATCACATCCATACGCCGGAACTGCTGCGCGCGCACTCGGCGCGGCTGTTCGACTGGATCGCCGAAGGCAAGCTGAAAGTCCATGTCGGCGGCGTATACCCGCTGGCCGATGCGGCCAAGGCCCACGCCGACATGGCCAGCCGCGCGACCACCGGCAAGCTGCTGCTGCTGCCCTGA
- a CDS encoding aldehyde dehydrogenase family protein has translation MWNIDQAYIDGAFVPVQGSERLEICNPATERAIGTVTLANREDAKRAIAAANRAQPALARSTRAQRIDMLRRLEAAVLARTDQIREATIEEYGGPLARSQWVSNYASQCFATTAQALRDYAFERRLGEAAVVMEPVGVAGLIAPWNAAAGSICSKLASAIAAGCASVVKPSELGPLQAQAVTEALHDAGLPPGVFNVLLGRGSDVGDEIATSAGIAKISFTGSTQTGKLIARASLETMKRVSLALSGKSATLVLDDADLAATLPLALNAAFMNNGQACVAGTRLLIPRAHMEAAAEHVRAAVAALRVGDPRDPATAVGPLASQAQFDRVQHFIRRGLAQGATLVAGGEGRPDGLEKGWFVRPTVFAEVRNDMDIAREEIFGPVLSMIGYGDENDAIDIANDSPYGLQAYVFSSDAQRALRVASRLRAGTVLVNRITPELAAPFGGVKQSGVGREFGVFGMEAFLEPKTIAVANGIA, from the coding sequence ATGTGGAACATCGACCAGGCCTACATCGATGGCGCCTTCGTGCCCGTGCAGGGCAGCGAGCGGCTGGAGATCTGCAACCCCGCGACCGAACGGGCCATCGGCACGGTGACGCTGGCGAACCGCGAGGACGCGAAGCGCGCCATTGCCGCGGCGAACCGCGCCCAGCCGGCGCTCGCGCGAAGCACCAGGGCGCAGCGCATCGACATGCTCCGGCGCCTCGAGGCCGCGGTGCTGGCACGCACCGACCAGATCCGCGAGGCCACCATCGAGGAGTACGGCGGCCCGCTGGCCCGCTCGCAGTGGGTCAGCAACTACGCCTCGCAATGCTTCGCCACCACGGCGCAGGCGCTGCGGGACTACGCCTTCGAGCGCCGGCTGGGCGAAGCCGCCGTGGTGATGGAACCGGTCGGCGTCGCCGGCCTCATTGCGCCCTGGAACGCCGCCGCCGGTAGCATCTGCAGCAAGCTGGCTTCGGCCATCGCCGCGGGCTGCGCCTCGGTCGTCAAGCCGAGCGAGCTGGGCCCGCTGCAGGCGCAGGCCGTGACCGAGGCGCTGCACGACGCGGGCCTGCCGCCCGGCGTTTTCAACGTGCTGCTCGGGCGCGGCAGCGATGTGGGCGACGAGATCGCCACCAGTGCGGGCATCGCGAAGATCTCGTTCACCGGTTCCACGCAGACCGGAAAGCTCATTGCGCGCGCGAGCCTGGAAACCATGAAGCGCGTGAGTCTCGCGCTCTCGGGCAAGTCGGCCACCCTGGTGCTGGACGACGCCGACCTGGCCGCCACGCTGCCCCTGGCGCTGAATGCCGCCTTCATGAACAACGGCCAGGCCTGCGTGGCGGGCACGCGCCTGCTGATCCCGCGCGCGCACATGGAGGCCGCCGCCGAACACGTGCGAGCGGCGGTGGCGGCCCTGCGCGTGGGCGATCCGCGTGACCCTGCCACCGCGGTCGGACCGCTCGCGAGCCAGGCGCAGTTCGATCGCGTGCAGCACTTCATCCGCCGCGGTCTGGCGCAGGGCGCAACCCTCGTGGCCGGCGGCGAGGGTCGGCCGGACGGTCTTGAAAAGGGTTGGTTCGTGCGGCCCACCGTGTTCGCCGAGGTGCGCAACGACATGGACATCGCGCGCGAGGAGATCTTCGGGCCGGTGCTCTCGATGATCGGCTATGGCGACGAGAACGACGCCATCGACATCGCGAACGACTCGCCGTACGGCTTGCAGGCCTACGTCTTCTCGTCCGACGCGCAGCGTGCCCTGCGCGTGGCCTCGCGGCTGCGCGCCGGCACGGTGCTGGTGAACCGCATCACGCCCGAGTTGGCCGCGCCCTTCGGCGGCGTCAAGCAGTCGGGCGTCGGCAGGGAGTTCGGCGTCTTCGGCATGGAGGCTTTCCTGGAGCCGAAGACCATCGCCGTCGCGAACGGCATTGCGTGA
- a CDS encoding alpha/beta fold hydrolase: MTTSRQLPRRSFLGRAALGIAAAQLASIVPAFAQSAGTGSVKRLEPLKSIEAGSLSVGYFEAGPADGAPVILLHGWPYDIHMFVDVAPLLAAAGFRVIEPYLRGYGTTRFLSADTPRNGQQSVVAVDIIALMDALKIKTATVAGCDWGARTACIMAALWPERVKALVSVSGYLIGSQEAGKTPLPPQAELQWWYQYYFATERGRAGYEKNRHDFAKLIWQLASPKWNFDAATFERSAVAFENPDHVAITVHNYRWRLGLADGEAKYQALESRLAKAPVIGVPTITLEGDANGAPHPEPRAYAKKFSARYEHRLVSGGIGHNLPQEAPEAFAKAVVDVARG, translated from the coding sequence ATGACCACTTCCCGCCAATTGCCCCGCCGCTCGTTCCTCGGCAGGGCGGCGCTCGGCATCGCCGCCGCCCAGCTGGCTTCGATCGTTCCCGCTTTCGCTCAATCCGCCGGCACAGGCAGCGTCAAGCGCCTCGAGCCACTCAAGAGCATCGAGGCCGGCAGCCTCAGCGTCGGGTACTTCGAGGCGGGGCCGGCCGACGGCGCGCCGGTGATTCTTCTTCACGGCTGGCCCTACGACATCCACATGTTCGTGGACGTCGCACCGCTGCTTGCCGCCGCGGGCTTCCGCGTCATCGAGCCGTATCTGCGCGGCTACGGCACCACGCGCTTCCTGTCGGCCGACACGCCGCGCAACGGGCAGCAGTCGGTCGTCGCCGTCGACATCATCGCGCTGATGGATGCCTTGAAGATCAAGACCGCCACGGTGGCCGGCTGCGACTGGGGCGCGCGCACGGCATGCATCATGGCCGCGCTGTGGCCGGAGCGCGTGAAGGCGCTGGTGTCGGTCAGCGGCTACCTGATCGGCAGCCAGGAGGCCGGCAAGACGCCGCTGCCGCCGCAGGCCGAGCTGCAGTGGTGGTACCAGTACTACTTCGCGACCGAGCGCGGCCGCGCGGGCTACGAGAAGAACCGGCACGACTTCGCCAAGCTCATCTGGCAACTCGCATCGCCGAAGTGGAACTTCGATGCGGCCACGTTCGAGCGCAGCGCGGTGGCATTCGAGAACCCCGACCACGTGGCCATCACGGTCCACAACTACCGCTGGCGCCTCGGCCTGGCCGACGGCGAGGCGAAGTACCAGGCGCTCGAGAGCCGGCTCGCCAAGGCGCCGGTGATCGGCGTGCCGACCATCACGCTCGAAGGGGACGCCAACGGCGCGCCGCATCCGGAACCCCGCGCCTATGCGAAGAAGTTCTCGGCGCGCTACGAGCATCGGCTGGTCAGCGGCGGCATCGGCCACAACCTGCCGCAGGAAGCGCCCGAGGCCTTCGCGAAGGCGGTGGTCGACGTGGCGCGCGGGTGA
- a CDS encoding alpha/beta fold hydrolase, producing the protein MTKFSRRIGMALIAGAVGLAALVPLQSFAQPAAAAQPPKPTVVLVHGAFADASSWDGVVRGLQARHYPVIAAANPLRGPKFDAAAVASIVDSVKGPVVLVGHSYGGSVISAAASGKANVKALVFVAAFAPEAGETAIGLTGKFPGSTLGPTLAPAVPLADGGKDLYIQQDKFPAQFAADVPLGKARLMAAGQRPIAEAALNEPAEAPAWKSVPSWFVYGDRDRNIPPAAMAFMAERAKAVKTVVVKGASHVVMTSQPDAVTKVIAEAAAH; encoded by the coding sequence ATGACAAAGTTCTCCCGCCGCATCGGCATGGCCCTGATTGCCGGCGCCGTCGGCCTGGCCGCCCTTGTGCCACTGCAATCCTTCGCACAGCCGGCTGCGGCCGCGCAGCCGCCCAAGCCCACGGTCGTGCTCGTGCACGGGGCGTTCGCGGATGCGTCCAGCTGGGACGGCGTGGTGCGCGGCCTGCAGGCCCGGCACTACCCGGTGATCGCCGCTGCGAACCCGCTGCGCGGGCCCAAGTTCGACGCCGCCGCCGTCGCCAGCATCGTCGATTCGGTCAAGGGGCCGGTCGTCCTGGTCGGCCATTCGTACGGGGGCTCGGTCATCTCGGCGGCCGCCAGCGGAAAGGCCAACGTCAAGGCGCTGGTCTTCGTGGCGGCGTTCGCGCCCGAAGCCGGCGAGACGGCAATCGGCCTCACCGGCAAATTCCCGGGCAGCACGCTCGGCCCGACGCTCGCCCCGGCAGTGCCGCTGGCCGACGGCGGCAAGGACCTGTACATCCAGCAGGACAAATTCCCCGCCCAGTTCGCGGCCGACGTGCCGCTCGGAAAGGCGCGCCTGATGGCCGCGGGACAGCGCCCCATTGCCGAGGCCGCGCTGAACGAGCCGGCCGAGGCGCCGGCCTGGAAGTCGGTGCCCTCGTGGTTCGTCTACGGTGACCGCGACAGGAACATTCCGCCCGCGGCGATGGCCTTCATGGCCGAACGCGCGAAGGCCGTGAAGACCGTGGTGGTCAAGGGTGCGTCGCACGTGGTGATGACGTCGCAGCCCGATGCGGTGACGAAGGTGATTGCCGAGGCGGCCGCACACTGA
- a CDS encoding lysozyme inhibitor LprI family protein — MSRLLVLLTTRWAMWTAFFSVAMHAERSRERSIYIRVELAKSVGHRCIFFAARSKNKVWGLCNESTKDPRGDQRTGKLLVDAQKKWLGFRDAECALQTVRTTGGSIQSMTVAI, encoded by the coding sequence ATGTCGAGACTCTTGGTGTTGTTGACGACTCGTTGGGCCATGTGGACCGCTTTTTTCAGTGTAGCGATGCATGCCGAACGTTCTAGAGAACGTTCGATTTACATCCGCGTCGAGCTCGCCAAATCGGTGGGCCATCGTTGTATCTTCTTTGCAGCGCGATCAAAAAATAAGGTCTGGGGCCTGTGCAATGAATCGACGAAGGACCCTCGGGGCGATCAGCGCACCGGCAAGCTGTTGGTGGACGCCCAGAAAAAATGGCTGGGCTTCCGCGACGCCGAGTGCGCCTTGCAAACTGTGCGGACAACCGGCGGCAGCATTCAATCCATGACCGTTGCCATCTGA
- a CDS encoding IclR family transcriptional regulator, whose amino-acid sequence MPTPSNRSLERGIEILRAFRPGSTLLGNGELAERTGLAPATVSRLTQTLVGAGLLEHDRPARAYRLAAPVLSFAHAMRTGSTVLQVAAPRMRALAEKLRINVGLAVADRSEMLYLESIRYNKKASLRSVVSGQRVPIELTSLGRAWLATAPPVRRAELMKEFEARRGNWPRLRREIDKAIESVHRRGWCVASWQPEIVALATPLALPNERVHVLNASLSTSEPANEVALEMSASLLALGEQIAHEFSARGGNPA is encoded by the coding sequence ATGCCCACCCCATCCAACCGCTCGCTCGAACGCGGGATCGAGATCCTGCGTGCCTTCCGGCCCGGCTCCACGCTGCTGGGCAACGGCGAACTCGCGGAGCGCACCGGCCTGGCGCCGGCCACGGTGAGCCGCCTGACACAGACGCTGGTCGGTGCGGGCCTGCTCGAGCACGACCGGCCCGCGCGCGCCTACCGGCTCGCGGCGCCGGTGCTGAGCTTCGCGCACGCCATGCGCACCGGCTCCACCGTGCTGCAGGTGGCCGCCCCGCGGATGCGGGCGCTGGCCGAGAAGCTGCGCATCAATGTCGGGCTCGCGGTCGCCGATCGTTCGGAGATGCTGTACCTCGAGTCGATCCGCTACAACAAGAAGGCGTCGCTGCGCAGTGTGGTGAGCGGGCAGCGCGTGCCGATCGAACTCACCTCGCTCGGCCGTGCCTGGCTGGCGACGGCGCCGCCAGTTCGCCGCGCCGAGCTGATGAAGGAGTTCGAGGCGCGTCGCGGCAATTGGCCGCGGCTTCGCAGGGAAATCGACAAGGCCATCGAGAGCGTGCACCGCCGCGGCTGGTGCGTGGCCTCATGGCAGCCCGAGATCGTTGCGCTGGCCACGCCGCTGGCGCTTCCGAACGAGCGCGTGCACGTTCTCAATGCGAGCCTCTCCACCAGCGAGCCGGCGAACGAGGTGGCGCTCGAGATGAGTGCATCGCTGTTGGCGCTCGGCGAGCAGATCGCCCATGAATTCAGTGCGCGTGGCGGCAATCCCGCGTAG